The genomic window ATTGCTATATAATTAGCATCATATAATGCAGGTCGTAAATTATCTGTCATTCCTCCATCTACTGCTACATATTTTCTGACTTCGGGAATTTCTTTAAATGTTCCTACTGTATATAGTGTAACTCCTGCTGGTCCAGCAATTGACCTACCTGGCTCAACCACCACCTTAGGAACCTTTATTCCAATTTCTTTTGCTTTTTCAATTACTGTTACCATAACAGCTTCAGCCCATTCCTCAGGATCACATGGTTCATCACCATGGTAATAAAAAATTCCAAAGCCACCACCCATATCAAGCTCATCAAACTCATAACCAGTAGCATTTTTCACTTCTCTGCAAAAGTCCATCATCAATAATGTAGCATGTTTAAATGAATTCATTTCAAAAATTTGCGAACCAATATGACAATGTAATCCAACAAGATTTACATTAGGAATGTTCAGTGCTGCCTTTACACCCTCCATAGCTTGACCATCTGTTAATGTAAAACCAAATTTTGAGTCAATTTGCCCTGTTTTTATATGTTCATGAGTATGTGCCTCAATTCCCGGAGTAATTCTTAACATTATATCTTGTTTTACATTTAAATCATCACATACTTTGGTTAAAAGATCTAGTTCTGAAAAGTTATCAACTACTATTCTTCCGATATTAGATTCTATTGCAAAAGTAATTTCTTCCCTGCTTTTATTATTTCCATGAAAATAAATTTTCTCCATTGGAAAACCAGCTTTTAAAGCAGTATAAATCTCTCCACCTGATACAACATCTAATCCTAAACCTTCTTCATTTATCATTGCATAAACTGATAAACAAGATAAGGTTTTACTTGCATATATTACA from Candidatus Syntrophocurvum alkaliphilum includes these protein-coding regions:
- the lysA gene encoding diaminopimelate decarboxylase translates to MKINDKGNLEIGGVDCTDLARDFDTPLYVLDEAGFRQNCASFKNAFAKYGDSLVIYASKTLSCLSVYAMINEEGLGLDVVSGGEIYTALKAGFPMEKIYFHGNNKSREEITFAIESNIGRIVVDNFSELDLLTKVCDDLNVKQDIMLRITPGIEAHTHEHIKTGQIDSKFGFTLTDGQAMEGVKAALNIPNVNLVGLHCHIGSQIFEMNSFKHATLLMMDFCREVKNATGYEFDELDMGGGFGIFYYHGDEPCDPEEWAEAVMVTVIEKAKEIGIKVPKVVVEPGRSIAGPAGVTLYTVGTFKEIPEVRKYVAVDGGMTDNLRPALYDANYIAMVGNKADKEPKETVSIAGKCCESGDMLIWDIDLPKLDSGDILVTFATGAYNYSMANNYNKIPKPAMVLVNNGSAELIIKRETYEDLVRNEILLDKFK